TCTGAATTGTTCACAGGAAATGTTATGTACATGGTTATGGGTGTTTTAGATGGTAAAGCATCTGTTGGTGGCCTTTGTAAAAACTGGGTTCTCAGTTGGGTTTTCAACTTTGTTGGTGCTTTATTTGTTGCTTATGTATTAGCATATATGAGTGGTATTGCTACTGATCCAGTAATTGCTGCAGGAGCTACTAAAGTTGCTGTTGCAAAAGTTGGATTATCATGGGATGTAGCACTCATTAGGGGTATCGGTTGTAACTGGCTTGTTTGTCTAGCTGTATACTTAGCATTAGCATCTGATGATATCATTGGTAAAATTTTTGGTATTTGGTTCCCAATTATGGCGTTCGTAACTATCGGATTTGAGCACAGTGTTGCAAACATGTTCTTTATTCCATTAGGTATGTTCTTAGGTGCTGACGGTGTAAACTGGGCAACTACTCTTGGAAACATTATTCCAGTAACTATTGGAAACATAATTGGTGCAGCAATATTTGTAGGTTGTATTTATTATATAACTTACCTTAAAGATGCAAGTTAGAGGTAGAACTGAATTAAAATAAATAAGAAGCTTTATGCTTCTTATTAATTTATATTATTTAAATAAATTATTTGGAGATTATAAAATGGTTGAGATAAAATATGTCCCAACAATTTGTCCATACTGTGGTACTGGATGTGGACTTAACTTCGTTGTAAAGGATGATAAAATTGTAGGTGTCGAACCATATAAAAGACACCCAGTAAATGAAGGAAAAGTATGTCCAAAAGGTAACTTTGGCTATGAATTTATTAATAGGGAAGATAGATTAACAACTCCATTAATCAAAGAAAATGGGGAATTTAGGGAAGCTTCTTGGGATGAAGCTTTAGATTTAGTTGCTAATAAACTTAAAGAAGTATCTGATGATGATCCAAATAAAGTTGGATTCTATGCATGTGCTCGTTCACCAAACGAAAACATTTACATTACTCAAAAATTAGCTAGGGTAGCTTGTGGTACTCAAAACGTTGACCACTGTGCACGTATTTGTCACGGACCTACTGTAGCTGGTCTTGCTACCACCTTTGGTTCAGGTGCTATGACCAACGGATTCGACAGTATTAAAGAAGCAGACTACATATTCTGTATTGGTTCAAACAACATGGAAGCACACCCATTGTTTGGTCGTAAATTAATCCAAGCTCAAAAAAATGGTGCTAAATTAGTTGTTCTAGATCCAAGATACACTCCAACTGCTAAAATAGCTGATGAATATGTACAATTCAAAACAGGTACTGACGTAGCATTAATGAATGGTATGATTAAAGTTATTATTGATAATGACTTACAAGATGACGAATTTATTAAAAACAGAACAAAAGGTTTCGATGAACTTAAAGAAACAGTACAAAAATACGACCTTGAAACTGTATCTGAAATCACTCACATTGCACCAGAAGTCATTGAAGAATTAGCTATTGAATATGCTAAAGCTGATAAAGCAGCTATTGTTTACTCATTAGGTATTACTGAACACTCTCACGGTGCAGATAACGTAATGTCTACTGCTAACTTAGCTATGTTAACCGGTAACATCGGAAGAGAAGGTACTGGTGTAAACCCATTAAGAGGACAAAACAACGTACAAGGTGCTTGTGATATGGGTGCATTACCTTCAGATTATGTAGGTTACAGAAAAGTAGCAGATCAAGAAACTACTGACTGGTTCAATGAATATTATGGAACAAACCTTCCTGCAAAACCAGGTTTAACCTTAGTAGAAATGATGAATGCAGCTCATGCTGGTGACTTAAAAGTATTATACATCCATGGAGAAGACCCAGTACTTTCTGATGCAGATATCAAACATACTAAAGAAGCATTAGCTAACTTAGACATGTTAATTGTTCAAGAATTATTCATGACTGATACTGCACAATGTGCTGATGTTGTTTTACCTGCAGCAGGTTGGGGTGAACAAGAAGGAACATTCACCAACGGTGAAAGAAGAGTACAATGTTTACACAAAGCTCAAGAACCACCTGAAGGCGCAATGTTAGATTGGAAAATTATGGAAGAAATCGCAGTTAGAATGGGAGTTCCAAGAGAAAAATTCCATTACGAATCTGCTGAAGAAATCTTTGAAGAAATCAGAGAATGTGCTCCAATCTTCGCTGGTATGAACCGTGAAAGATTAGACACTCCTGAAGCTCTCCACTGGCCATGTCCATCTGTTGACGACCCATGTCAACCATTAATGCACAAAGATAAATTTGCACATCCTGATGGATTAGGTATTTTCCAAGCATTAGAACACAGAGGTCCTGTAGAAGTTCCTGATGAAGAATATCCATTGTTATTAACTACTACTAGGGTTTTATTCCACTATCACGCAGCTATGACTAGAAGATGTAAAACTTTAGACAACGAAGTTAAAACTGGATTTATAGAAATCAATACAGAAGATGCTAAAGAATTAGGAATTCTCAATAATGAAATAGTTAAAGCTAGTTCCAGAAGAGGAGAAATTGAAATTCCTGCAAGAGTAACTGATGACATTAAGAAAGGTATTGTAAACATACCTATGCACTTTACTGAATGTGCAGCTAACATGTTAACTAACTCTGATTCTTTCGATCCAAAATGTAAAATGGTAGAGTTAAAAGCTTGTGCTATTAAAGTAGAAAAAATTGAGGAGTAGATTTAAATGGCTGTAAAAAATAGCGACATGTATTATGCATACTCTAACAATGAAGGTATTAAAGAAAAAGGTGAATACGGAGGAGTAGTTACAACTATCATGAAACATCTTTTAGAAAGCAATGTTGTTGATGGTATTGTAGCTGTAAAAGAAGGATTTGATTTATATGATGCAGTTCCATGTCTTATAACTGATCCTGAAGAAGTTATTAAAACTGCAGGTTCAATTCACTGTGGTACTGTAAACTTAGCTAGTTTCATATACAAATACTTAGACGGTTGCAGAGATATGAAAATAGCAGTTACCTGTAAACCTTGTGACGCAATGTCTATAAGAGAATTAATGAAAAAGGGCAAAATCATCGAAGACAATGTCATAATGATTGGAGTAAACTGTGGTGGAACATTACCTC
This genomic stretch from Methanobrevibacter smithii ATCC 35061 harbors:
- a CDS encoding formate/nitrite transporter family protein, producing MSSFKSPVDTAKTVSSIGGTKSSANVLNVILLSFLAGAYIAFGGLLAEVANAGMLAAGCPLGLSKFVFGAVFPVGLMLVVLAGSELFTGNVMYMVMGVLDGKASVGGLCKNWVLSWVFNFVGALFVAYVLAYMSGIATDPVIAAGATKVAVAKVGLSWDVALIRGIGCNWLVCLAVYLALASDDIIGKIFGIWFPIMAFVTIGFEHSVANMFFIPLGMFLGADGVNWATTLGNIIPVTIGNIIGAAIFVGCIYYITYLKDAS
- the fdhF gene encoding formate dehydrogenase subunit alpha, producing the protein MLLINLYYLNKLFGDYKMVEIKYVPTICPYCGTGCGLNFVVKDDKIVGVEPYKRHPVNEGKVCPKGNFGYEFINREDRLTTPLIKENGEFREASWDEALDLVANKLKEVSDDDPNKVGFYACARSPNENIYITQKLARVACGTQNVDHCARICHGPTVAGLATTFGSGAMTNGFDSIKEADYIFCIGSNNMEAHPLFGRKLIQAQKNGAKLVVLDPRYTPTAKIADEYVQFKTGTDVALMNGMIKVIIDNDLQDDEFIKNRTKGFDELKETVQKYDLETVSEITHIAPEVIEELAIEYAKADKAAIVYSLGITEHSHGADNVMSTANLAMLTGNIGREGTGVNPLRGQNNVQGACDMGALPSDYVGYRKVADQETTDWFNEYYGTNLPAKPGLTLVEMMNAAHAGDLKVLYIHGEDPVLSDADIKHTKEALANLDMLIVQELFMTDTAQCADVVLPAAGWGEQEGTFTNGERRVQCLHKAQEPPEGAMLDWKIMEEIAVRMGVPREKFHYESAEEIFEEIRECAPIFAGMNRERLDTPEALHWPCPSVDDPCQPLMHKDKFAHPDGLGIFQALEHRGPVEVPDEEYPLLLTTTRVLFHYHAAMTRRCKTLDNEVKTGFIEINTEDAKELGILNNEIVKASSRRGEIEIPARVTDDIKKGIVNIPMHFTECAANMLTNSDSFDPKCKMVELKACAIKVEKIEE